The following coding sequences are from one Lolium rigidum isolate FL_2022 chromosome 6, APGP_CSIRO_Lrig_0.1, whole genome shotgun sequence window:
- the LOC124660444 gene encoding S-adenosylmethionine synthase 4-like: MAEVETFLFTSESVNEGHPDKLCDQISDAVLDACLAEDPDSKVACETCTKTNMVMVFGEITTKANVDYEKIVRDTCRGIGFVSNDVGLDADHCKVLVNIEQQSPDIAQGVHGHFTKRPEEIGAGDQGHMFGYATDETPELMPLSHVLATKLGARLTEVRKNGTCAWLRPDGKTQVTVEYHNDNGAMVPIRVHTVLISTQHDETVTNDEIAADLKEHVIKPVIPEQYLDEKTIFHLNPSGRFVIGGPHGDAGLTGRKIIIDTYGGWGAHGGGAFSGKDPTKVDRSGAYIARQAAKSIVSNGLARRCIVQVSYAIGVPEPLSVFVDTYGTGKIPDKEILNIVKENFDFRPGMIIINLDLKRGGNGRYLKTAAYGHFGRDSPDFTWEVVKPLKWESPSA; encoded by the coding sequence ATGGCTGAAGTTGAGACCTTTCTCTTCACATCTGAGTCTGTCAATGAGGGACACCCTGACAAGCTCTGTGACCAGATATCTGACGCGGTGCTAGATGCATGCCTGGCTGAAGACCCTGACAGCAAGGTTGCTTGTGAGACATGCACcaagaccaacatggtcatggtcTTTGGTGAGATCACCACCAAGGCCAATGTTGACTATGAGAAGATTGTCAGGGATACTTGCCGTGGCATTGGTTTTGTGTCCAATGATGTCGGCCTTGATGCTGACCACTGCAAGGTGCTTGTCAACATTGAGCAGCAGTCCCCTGACATAGCACAGGGTGTCCATGGCCACTTCACCAAGCGCCCTGAGGAGATTGGTGCTGGTGACCAAGGACATATGTTTGGATATGCAACTGATGAGACTCCCGAGTTGATGCCCCTCAGCCATGTTCTTGCTACAAAGCTTGGTGCTCGTCTCACTGAGGTCCGCAAGAATGGAACCTGCGCATGGCTGAGGCCTGATGGTAAGACCCAGGTAACTGTGGAGTATCACAATGACAATGGTGCCATGGTGCCTATACGTGTCCACACCGTGCTCATCTCTACCCAGCATGATGAGACTGTCACCAACGATGAGATTGCTGCTGATCTAAAGGAGCATGTGATCAAACCCGTCATCCCAGAGCAGTACCTTGACGAGAAGACCATTTTCCATCTCAACCCATCTGGCCGCTTTGTCATCGGTGGACCTCATGGTGATGCTGGTCTCACTGGCAGGAAGATCATTATTGACACTTATGGTGGCTGGGGAGCTCATGGCGGAGGTGCTTTCTCCGGCAAGGATCCAACAAAGGTTGACCGCAGTGGAGCATACATTGCAAGGCAGGCAGCAAAGAGCATTGTCTCTAATGGCCTTGCCCGTCGCTGCATCGTCCAAGTTTCTTATGCCATAGGTGTACCTGAACCACTCTCGGTGTTTGTTGACACATACGGCACAGGCAAGATCCCTGACAAGGAGATCCTCAACATTGTCAAAGAGAACTTTGACTTCAGGCCAGGCATGATCATCATCAACCTTGACCTGAAGAGGGGCGGGAATGGGCGGTACCTCAAGACGGCGGCGTACGGGCACTTTGGTAGGGATAGCCCAGACTTCACCTGGGAGGTGGTGAAGCCTCTCAAGTGGGAGAGCCCTTCTGCCTGA